The Bacillota bacterium genomic sequence CGTCCGACCACTTCACACCTTCCCGCAGATACAGGGTCACCGTCTTCTTGTCCTCGGAGATCTCCCAAGCGGTGGCCAAATTTGGCTCGATGGTGGCACCATCCTCGGGATTGAGTTTGAGGATCGTTTCCTTCCCGATCACGTTGACACCGTCCTCCAACGCGTTGGGGTTACAGTGAAGGACGTGGAAGGTTCCTCCATATCTGCCGACATTTTCGTAGGGAATAATCACCAGAGGATTTTTCGGCAACCGCTGTTCTACACTGGGAAGTTCTCCCTTGGCTACCCGCTCTTTGAGCATCGGCGCTTCGTTATAGTAGGCCAGTCCCAGGGCACTGAATCCCAGAACCAGAACCACTGCCAGCGCCAACCCCATCAACTTCCATCGATACTTACTCATCCGTCCGCCTCCTTCGCAAGCTGGGTTCATCGCACTCCTTGTATTACATAATAGTCTGTTTATTCAGTTTATTCTCTCTATTTCCTGGGAAATTTTTCATGGCGTTATGTAAGGACGATTTTCCGACTAATTCTGGTAGGTTTTGACTGTCTTGAGTAGTAGACAGAAGTAGAACCCTTGCTTGCGAAGGAATAAACATGTGGGATGAACAGTCCATGATTCAGGTGTCCTTTGACAACCACACAGTGATTCCACATCACTTGGGATAGCGGGCCGTCCCCTGGTAGTTAGAAGGGAAGAGTCCATCGTCGATCCACAATGGGATCCTCTGTTACCTGGGCAGCCGCCTACTCTCCCTTCATCTTCCGGTATCAGGCGATACGATGTTGGAGCACCGATGCCATCGTCAATCCCGAGCCCTCACTCATTTCCTCGTAGCTTGGACATCTCCTAGTCCCGCAAAAACCACTATGACAGCAATCACCTGAATCCACAGATCACTCTGTAAATAGGACGAAAGCATCAACAGGGCTAGCCCTCCTAATGTAAGCAATACCCCTCTCATCAAATCCCCTCCCTTCTTGACTTCAACAATCTTCCATCCTCACCCGTTGTTAAGTGCCTTAAGACCACAGCAGCATGGTGCTGCAAGTGTTCGAAACTCGGTTTGGCAGCTTCCTGTGGCCAGGGATAGAGCTCGCAGAATCACTGATGTGTTGTCTTCTGCTAACCTTAGTATGAAGGGGGCTATATTACAATTCCGGATATGATGATAAGATAGCACTACAGTCAAGAAGACGAGGCGTCTATCAAGCTGCATCCCCACTTGCCCAGTTGAAGTATCTCGTAAGGCGCCCCCACTCTTTATCTCAGACGTTCTCCTTCCCAAGGAGTTTCAAGGAGGCGCCCTACCGTTAGGAGAAAGTTAGCCTGCTGCCGGTGGAAATCCTCTATGGTTGTCAAGGGCCAACAACCTTGACTCCATGATATATCGACAACACCATTATACAAGGAGTTGATTGGATTGAAATCTCCCATTCCGCAATCTGTGCTGACCCAAATCCTCAGGGCACAACAGAACGAAATCACCGAGTATCATATCTATTCCCGCCTGGCCAGAAGGGTCAAGGACAAGGGCAACAGCCGGGTCCTGCAGCAAATTGCCGACGAGGAAAAGCAGCACCATGACTCTTGGGCCCAGTATACAAACCAAGAGGCCCGGCCAAGGCGACTGATAGTCTTCCTTTATTACTGGATCGCTAGAGTCCTGGGGCTTACCTTTGGAATCAAGCTGATGGAAAAAAATGAAGAGCGGGCTCAAATCAACTACAGTCAGATTGTCGGAGTGATTCCCGAGGCCCAGCGGATTATCGAGGAAGAAGAGGTGCATGAGCAGAAGCTCATCGCGTTGATCAACGAGGAACGCCTGAATTACACCGGCTCCATTGTTTTGGGGTTGAACGATGCGCTGGTAGAGCTCACGGGAACACTGGCAGGCCTCACCTTCGCCCTGCAAAACACCAAACTGACGGCCTTGGCCGGGTTGATCACCGGAATCGCGGCCTCCTTTTCCATGGCGGCCTCGGAATATCTGTCCCAGCGGTCTGAAGGTGAAAGTGAAAGGGCCTCCACTTCGGCACTTTACACCGGGGTGGCCTATATCTGTACCGTGGCCCTGTTGATTCTGCCCTACCTGGTGCTGACTAACTACTTACTCAGTCTGGTGTGCACCCTAGTCATCGCCTTAGCGATTATCTTTGCCTTCAACTACTACATCTCCGTCGCCAAGGATCTCAACTTCCGGCGCCGCTTCACGGAGATGGCCCTGATCAGTATGGGGGTAGCCTTGGTTAGCTTTGCCATAGGCTATCTGATTCGAGTCACTCTGGGAGTAGATATTTGAGGCAATAATCGCGAAATTACCAATAAACAGAAAACCAATTTGCTCTTAACTTCTTGAACCAGGAGGATTCAACATGGATGGACTGGCACTAATCTATCCCGACGTTGCCCTAGAAGCACAGTACATGCAAATGCTCCAGGATTGGCGCTCCACCGCAGAATCAATGTTTCCCTTTGTCCTGGATTTTGACCCCAGTGACTTCCCGGCGCTGATCACTAAACTACGAAACTGCAGTTTGGGAATCGATTTGCCTCCAGGATTTGTGCCCCACACCACCCTGTGGCTCGTGGATCAACAGTCTGCTATTCTGGGAGTGGTCAATATCCGCCACTACCTCGATGATAAGCTCCGACATCGCGGGGGTCACATTGGCTATGGCATCAGGCCCAGTCAACGCCGAAGGGGACTAGGCACCAAGATGCTGGCCCTGGCCCTTAACCACGCCAAGACCATGGGGCTAGATTCGGTGCTTCTTACCTGCGACAAAGCGAACATTGCCTCAGACAAAGTCATTCAAAACAACGGTGGTAAACTGGATTCGGAAGAAGTGGTGGATGGAACGATGATTCAGCGCTACTGGATTGAAGTTCCCAAGTAGCCCACACCCTCGATAGACAGGCCAACACCCTAGCTGGAAAGCATGTCCAGCTAGGGTGTTTATCTTACCTATAGGCCCAAGTCTTGATGAATCCCCTGCATCGCCTTGAGGCCATGGGCCACAAACTCCTCGACTTCCATGCCAAAATCAGCACAGGTGCGAATGGTATCCCGATCAGCACCGCGGGCAAAGGACCTTTCACCGAACCGGTTCATCACAAAATCAGGGTCGATGGAATTCAGCTTTTTGTCGGGGTGGACCAAAGCGGCGGCCACGATGAGCCCTGTCAGCGGATCGGTGGCATACAGCACCTGATCCATCAGGCTCTTGCGCGGGGCCTTGTCGCAATGGGCCAGCACTGCTTGGACAATCTCCTCGGACAACCCCGCCTCTCGCAGCATTTCCGCTCCCAGCAGGCCATGTTGCTCCGGCGTATCCTTAGTCTTGTCGTAGTCTACATCATGAAGGAGCCCTGCTAATCCCCAGGCGTCGACATCTTCACCAAAGTGTTCTGCCATATGCCGCATAATCGCCTCAGCTGCCAACATGTGCTTTACCAAATTCTTGTTCTTTACGTTGGCCTTAACCAAATTCAATGCTTCATTGCGTTCCACTACACAATCCCTCCCATTATTGGTAAACTACATAAGGGACGCCCTTTTCCTCGCTTATCGGGGTATGATCAGCTTTGACAAGTCCTCTGCTTTTCCTGGTTTAATCTGGATTGACTGAGGAATTTTCCCTTACTTCTCTGAAGTACTTCTCTGAAGTACTTCTCTGAAGTGAAATTACAGGGAAAGGAGTGATCGGCCGTGATGGATATACCAGCGGAGCTCCTGGCCAAAGTAGAGCTGGCCATCGACCAAAATGACATCACCACTTTGCGCACAGTTTTGGATCAGCTGCAGCCCTTTGATATCGCTGAAATTTTAGAGGAGCTGTCCCAAGACCGACAGATCACCCTAATAGACAGTATTTCCCCGGTGGTTGCTGCCGAGGCCATCGTCTACCTGGAGCCCATCG encodes the following:
- a CDS encoding rubrerythrin family protein, whose protein sequence is MTQILRAQQNEITEYHIYSRLARRVKDKGNSRVLQQIADEEKQHHDSWAQYTNQEARPRRLIVFLYYWIARVLGLTFGIKLMEKNEERAQINYSQIVGVIPEAQRIIEEEEVHEQKLIALINEERLNYTGSIVLGLNDALVELTGTLAGLTFALQNTKLTALAGLITGIAASFSMAASEYLSQRSEGESERASTSALYTGVAYICTVALLILPYLVLTNYLLSLVCTLVIALAIIFAFNYYISVAKDLNFRRRFTEMALISMGVALVSFAIGYLIRVTLGVDI
- a CDS encoding GNAT family N-acetyltransferase encodes the protein MDGLALIYPDVALEAQYMQMLQDWRSTAESMFPFVLDFDPSDFPALITKLRNCSLGIDLPPGFVPHTTLWLVDQQSAILGVVNIRHYLDDKLRHRGGHIGYGIRPSQRRRGLGTKMLALALNHAKTMGLDSVLLTCDKANIASDKVIQNNGGKLDSEEVVDGTMIQRYWIEVPK
- a CDS encoding HDIG domain-containing protein, with the protein product MERNEALNLVKANVKNKNLVKHMLAAEAIMRHMAEHFGEDVDAWGLAGLLHDVDYDKTKDTPEQHGLLGAEMLREAGLSEEIVQAVLAHCDKAPRKSLMDQVLYATDPLTGLIVAAALVHPDKKLNSIDPDFVMNRFGERSFARGADRDTIRTCADFGMEVEEFVAHGLKAMQGIHQDLGL